One part of the Sphingobacterium sp. LZ7M1 genome encodes these proteins:
- a CDS encoding FUSC family membrane protein, with protein sequence MVAALFSRLLSFLKTESSLDALRNILVVLVPSFFIFFFIDGAIAVAFAVGALLAALTDVPGNKTDKLSTAAYCLPIFFITALSISTALFHQSWVVVPLLGIYGFIYTIIALLGFRVNVVGNLGLIVASFTIGLRPDDPISFSLSVTAGALFFFMVCIIQVYLHPHRSLRYAVDGGLKTMAQLIRLKIACYDEKESLPKAYKELSALHTKLSDQLEAIRSILLRDKKLHSEADLESKIWLAKLYQLVDLYELLMAIDNDYEHIRETLKGGNTLKLIRQSLYLLSKETKRLTISSQKIGQNKFTKRYKLEELLLQLETEEADASPEKWILICSISTQLRHVADILQKIQAKEIYQDITLVESKNYADFVAPKSNIKTILQNLSFKSPIFSYAVRMSALLMAGGLIGYFLPEYRYASWILLTIILVARPSYTNTQKRNYERIVGSVIGIAISLLLLVYIKNAWVLIAIAAFCLYLFLLFNKPNYLVCVIFITITILLGQHIHEGNIQDLLGSRFAFTLLGSIFAVLGCLAIPINHYRSVEQSTNAMLQHFKSYLHKIEESYQTGNLNYYDLRLLRKSTQASLAQSYDSLDQFAKEPLKGKYLKADIAHFQTLAYRINALLVGLSVNMTKLGFTLEPEVLEEKVHYINDIISEAEALSKKLAKGRKEKNGKTIQLEASK encoded by the coding sequence TTGGTTGCAGCTTTATTTTCGAGGTTATTATCATTTTTAAAGACAGAATCAAGTCTAGATGCACTTCGAAACATCCTAGTCGTTTTAGTTCCCAGTTTTTTCATCTTTTTCTTTATTGATGGTGCTATTGCGGTAGCTTTTGCGGTTGGAGCCCTCCTAGCGGCATTGACCGATGTGCCTGGAAACAAAACCGACAAATTAAGTACTGCGGCTTATTGTCTTCCGATTTTCTTTATTACAGCACTAAGCATTTCCACTGCCCTTTTCCATCAATCCTGGGTAGTTGTTCCGCTTCTAGGGATCTATGGCTTTATTTATACCATTATTGCCTTGTTAGGCTTTCGGGTAAATGTAGTCGGAAACCTAGGGCTCATCGTTGCCAGTTTCACGATTGGCCTAAGACCTGATGATCCGATCAGCTTTAGTCTTTCCGTTACCGCAGGAGCCTTATTCTTTTTTATGGTCTGTATCATTCAGGTTTACCTACATCCCCATCGTTCCTTGCGATATGCTGTAGATGGCGGCTTGAAGACTATGGCACAATTGATCCGCTTAAAAATAGCATGTTATGATGAAAAGGAATCTTTACCAAAGGCATATAAGGAATTAAGTGCGTTGCACACGAAATTAAGCGATCAATTGGAAGCTATCCGATCCATTCTCCTTCGGGATAAAAAACTGCATTCGGAAGCAGACCTGGAGAGCAAAATATGGCTCGCCAAACTATACCAATTAGTCGATCTCTATGAATTGTTGATGGCCATTGACAATGACTACGAACATATCCGAGAGACCTTAAAAGGAGGAAACACGCTGAAATTGATCCGACAATCCTTGTACCTCCTGTCCAAGGAAACCAAAAGATTAACTATTTCCAGTCAAAAGATCGGGCAAAACAAATTCACCAAAAGATATAAATTAGAGGAGCTTCTCTTGCAATTGGAAACGGAGGAGGCTGATGCTTCACCTGAGAAATGGATCTTGATCTGCTCCATCAGCACGCAATTACGGCACGTGGCCGACATCTTGCAAAAGATCCAAGCCAAAGAGATCTATCAAGACATTACCTTGGTGGAGAGCAAGAATTACGCAGATTTTGTGGCTCCTAAGAGCAACATCAAAACAATCCTGCAGAACCTAAGCTTTAAATCTCCGATCTTCTCTTATGCAGTCCGCATGTCTGCCCTTTTGATGGCTGGAGGGCTGATAGGGTATTTCCTTCCCGAATATCGCTATGCTTCTTGGATCTTGTTGACTATCATATTGGTGGCAAGACCTAGTTATACCAATACCCAAAAAAGAAATTACGAACGTATTGTCGGTTCTGTTATCGGCATTGCAATAAGCCTGTTATTGCTAGTGTATATAAAAAATGCTTGGGTGTTGATCGCCATAGCTGCATTTTGTCTTTATTTATTCCTGCTTTTCAACAAGCCCAATTATTTGGTCTGTGTGATTTTTATCACCATTACCATCTTGTTAGGACAGCATATCCATGAAGGCAATATACAAGACCTATTAGGCAGTCGTTTTGCATTTACTTTATTGGGATCGATTTTCGCGGTTTTAGGTTGTTTAGCAATTCCTATCAACCATTATCGCAGCGTAGAACAAAGTACCAATGCTATGCTCCAACATTTCAAATCTTATTTGCATAAAATTGAAGAGAGCTACCAAACCGGCAACCTGAATTATTATGATTTGAGACTCCTTAGGAAGTCTACCCAGGCTTCATTGGCACAATCCTATGATTCCCTTGACCAATTTGCCAAAGAACCCCTTAAAGGAAAATACCTTAAAGCGGATATTGCACATTTCCAGACCCTAGCTTATCGGATCAATGCCCTTTTGGTTGGTTTGTCGGTGAATATGACGAAGTTAGGTTTCACCTTGGAACCCGAGGTCCTGGAAGAGAAAGTTCATTATATCAATGACATTATTTCTGAAGCTGAAGCACTTTCCAAAAAACTGGCAAAGGGAAGGAAAGAGAAAAACGGAAAAACAATTCAGCTGGAGGCTAGTAAGTAG
- a CDS encoding TonB-dependent receptor gives MQKIYLLIFLVSMISFVQAQNNAGIKGKVFDSELKPLEKATVSLVSEQDFLVVTYALTNDKGEFELVRIPTNKELTFFISHVNSSAFQKKINLKPNEKLKMDSIIMKGNFIEEIEITAVPPIRLNGDTLEYKASYFKTRPNANVEELISLLPGLQVNADGTIYYQGRQVQSVRVNNKDFFAQDLKIATRNLDASLIDVVQVIKDKGESKREILDDSQLPIVLNLKMKREFLKANFGKLYGGAATRDRYEAGALINTFRDTLQVSFIGFANNINRQGFDYSELNEHGGMNRAENQNYASYGTNGLMNQISAGVNINYDIEKKLKVNLMYNYVQHDYYYDSRNEVNSFYNEIAEQLSNTDNSNNSRFTHELRGFLRYHIDTTSQVTFSPSLSGNRGKSSSNANGESWRNNLQKVTQGEYQNEDSKKGLNYGHNLYAEKKFKNKWLLSINQGISNENSEDQDASNSISRFFLLNDSVFHQVRQQNSNTNTFNLSHQVNLQVPLGKKVNFDVFGHQNLNEETSTEDILNSINSDILQSRNDVANNKGLLNKKYFVGTKWNLKIIKNLPISFGLKWGSFSNHFDYYQKLENRNTQESHWLPDINLSYKGLNFNYNKELETPRFYSIVTVKSDLSPNYLRMASPFFENNLKENYRVYYNKFFTKSKINLHLSGGFSKNSNSIAHSSTYDIQTSFSSGQFYQAGPTEVKNFYVSFSKTIFQNKNWNLNFNSFGYGILQDTYSKVNTEENIASGFYSNFNNTMTLTYKNAFTFTPMFEFNSNNTKFKFDSENFKDMNNNSKQYGATLLLNNIKNFRLESSYTIKNQVVGINNQRQNLHIVNASIYYPILKKGELKLSAFDILNQNVSNYFGTSSNSTYFNSTTTLRQYFLLGMVYKFLKTENK, from the coding sequence ATGCAGAAAATTTACCTCCTTATTTTCCTTGTATCCATGATCAGTTTTGTGCAAGCACAAAATAATGCTGGCATTAAAGGAAAGGTCTTTGATTCCGAACTTAAGCCCTTAGAAAAAGCGACCGTTTCCCTAGTTTCCGAACAGGATTTCTTGGTTGTTACCTATGCGTTGACCAATGATAAGGGAGAGTTTGAATTGGTCAGGATTCCGACCAATAAAGAATTGACCTTCTTCATTTCTCATGTCAACAGTTCGGCTTTTCAAAAGAAAATCAACTTAAAGCCCAATGAAAAGTTAAAAATGGACAGTATCATCATGAAAGGGAATTTTATCGAGGAAATTGAAATTACGGCTGTTCCACCGATCCGATTAAATGGGGATACCTTGGAATATAAAGCCAGCTATTTCAAGACGAGACCTAATGCAAATGTGGAGGAATTGATCAGTTTGTTACCAGGGCTACAGGTAAACGCTGATGGGACAATCTATTATCAAGGTCGGCAGGTTCAAAGTGTCCGGGTAAACAATAAAGATTTTTTTGCCCAAGACCTGAAAATAGCGACCCGAAATTTGGATGCTTCTTTAATCGACGTGGTCCAGGTCATCAAGGATAAAGGGGAATCAAAAAGGGAGATTTTAGACGATAGCCAATTACCGATAGTCCTAAACCTAAAGATGAAAAGAGAGTTTTTAAAGGCCAATTTCGGCAAGCTCTATGGAGGGGCAGCCACGCGGGATCGATATGAGGCTGGAGCATTGATCAATACGTTCAGGGATACCTTGCAGGTCAGTTTTATCGGTTTTGCCAACAATATTAACCGACAAGGATTTGATTATTCTGAACTCAATGAACATGGCGGGATGAATCGGGCGGAAAATCAAAACTATGCTAGCTATGGCACAAACGGTTTAATGAACCAAATCTCTGCAGGTGTAAATATCAATTATGACATTGAGAAAAAACTGAAGGTCAATTTGATGTACAACTATGTACAGCATGATTATTATTACGATAGTCGAAACGAAGTAAATTCCTTTTATAACGAGATTGCAGAACAGCTGAGTAACACGGATAATTCCAATAATTCAAGGTTCACACATGAGTTAAGAGGGTTTCTGAGATACCATATCGATACCACTTCCCAAGTGACCTTCTCTCCTTCCCTATCTGGCAATCGAGGGAAATCCTCTTCTAATGCAAATGGTGAAAGTTGGCGCAACAACTTGCAAAAGGTAACTCAGGGAGAATATCAGAATGAAGATTCAAAAAAGGGCTTAAATTATGGTCATAACCTTTATGCAGAAAAGAAATTTAAAAACAAATGGTTACTTTCCATAAATCAGGGGATCTCGAACGAAAATAGCGAAGATCAAGATGCTAGTAATTCCATTTCTAGATTTTTTTTATTGAATGACAGTGTATTTCATCAGGTTCGCCAACAAAACAGCAATACAAATACTTTCAACTTATCGCACCAAGTCAATTTACAGGTTCCACTTGGCAAAAAGGTCAATTTTGATGTTTTTGGACATCAGAACTTAAATGAAGAAACCTCCACAGAAGATATTCTAAACAGCATAAATTCAGATATCCTTCAAAGCCGGAATGACGTTGCTAACAACAAGGGCTTGCTGAATAAAAAGTATTTTGTTGGAACGAAATGGAACCTGAAAATCATAAAAAACCTACCCATTTCCTTTGGCCTCAAATGGGGTTCCTTTTCCAACCATTTTGACTATTATCAAAAATTGGAAAATAGAAATACGCAAGAATCCCATTGGCTCCCGGATATAAACCTCTCCTATAAGGGTCTAAATTTCAACTATAATAAAGAGCTAGAAACCCCAAGGTTTTATTCCATCGTAACCGTAAAATCAGATTTGTCACCCAATTATCTTCGAATGGCAAGTCCATTTTTCGAAAACAATCTAAAGGAAAACTACAGGGTTTATTACAATAAGTTCTTCACAAAATCAAAAATCAACCTCCATCTATCAGGCGGATTTTCCAAGAACTCCAATAGCATCGCCCATTCCAGTACTTATGATATCCAGACCAGCTTTAGCAGTGGTCAGTTTTATCAAGCTGGACCTACCGAGGTAAAAAACTTCTATGTTTCCTTTTCAAAAACAATATTCCAAAACAAAAACTGGAATTTGAATTTCAATTCTTTCGGCTACGGAATACTTCAGGACACCTACAGCAAGGTGAATACAGAGGAAAATATTGCATCAGGCTTTTATAGTAATTTCAATAACACAATGACCCTAACCTATAAAAATGCCTTCACCTTTACCCCTATGTTTGAATTCAACAGCAATAACACCAAGTTTAAGTTCGATTCTGAAAACTTCAAGGACATGAACAATAATTCAAAGCAATATGGAGCTACATTATTATTGAACAATATCAAGAATTTCAGATTGGAAAGCTCATATACCATTAAGAACCAAGTGGTAGGCATCAATAACCAGCGGCAAAACCTACATATCGTCAATGCATCCATCTATTACCCCATATTAAAAAAAGGTGAATTAAAATTGTCCGCATTTGATATTTTAAACCAAAACGTATCCAATTATTTTGGAACTTCTTCGAACAGTACCTATTTCAATTCGACTACAACCTTAAGGCAGTATTTTCTACTCGGAATGGTCTACAAGTTTCTAAAAACAGAAAATAAATAA
- the fdhA gene encoding formaldehyde dehydrogenase, glutathione-independent, whose translation MCQNHGVVYMGPGEVQVQEIDYPKLALGDRKCEHGVILKIVSTNICGSDQHMVRGRTTASAGLVLGHEITGQVVEKGRDVEFINVGDIVSVPFNIACGRCRNCKEGKTGICLNVNPSRPGAAYGYVDMGGWVGGQAEYVMVPYADFNLLKFPDNEQAMEYIRDLTMLSDIFPTGFHGAVSAGVGPGSVVYVAGAGPVGLACAASCHLLGAAVVIVGDLNEERLAQAKSFGCETVNLNTGEDLSEQIAAIVGVPEVDCFVDCVGFEARAHSHGGSSEEQPAVVLNQAMEITRAGGAIGIPGLYVTEDPGAVDGAAKQGNLKIRFGLGWAKSHCFHTGQCPVMKYHRQLMNAILYDKIKIADAVNVQVISLNEAPQGYADFDKGAARKYVIDPHGMIPA comes from the coding sequence ATGTGTCAAAATCACGGTGTTGTATATATGGGACCCGGTGAGGTCCAGGTACAGGAAATAGATTATCCGAAATTGGCCTTGGGAGACCGCAAGTGTGAACATGGGGTTATCCTTAAGATCGTTTCGACCAATATTTGTGGATCCGACCAGCATATGGTCCGAGGCAGGACAACAGCCTCCGCAGGATTGGTCTTAGGCCATGAAATTACAGGTCAGGTGGTCGAGAAAGGAAGGGATGTAGAATTCATCAATGTCGGTGACATTGTTTCTGTTCCCTTCAATATTGCCTGCGGAAGATGCCGAAACTGTAAAGAGGGAAAGACAGGGATCTGTCTAAATGTAAACCCTTCACGTCCGGGTGCTGCCTATGGCTATGTAGATATGGGCGGTTGGGTTGGTGGCCAGGCAGAATATGTCATGGTACCTTATGCAGATTTTAATCTGTTGAAATTTCCAGACAATGAACAGGCGATGGAATATATCCGCGACCTGACGATGTTGTCTGACATATTCCCTACGGGCTTTCACGGTGCAGTATCTGCAGGTGTAGGTCCAGGTTCGGTAGTCTATGTAGCAGGTGCTGGTCCTGTTGGATTGGCATGTGCAGCGAGCTGCCATTTGTTGGGGGCAGCAGTAGTAATCGTCGGCGATTTAAATGAGGAACGTCTAGCACAAGCCAAAAGTTTTGGCTGCGAAACGGTAAACTTAAATACAGGTGAAGATCTATCGGAACAGATTGCTGCCATCGTTGGTGTTCCGGAAGTAGACTGTTTTGTGGATTGTGTAGGATTTGAAGCGAGAGCCCATTCGCATGGGGGCAGTTCGGAGGAACAACCAGCGGTGGTATTGAATCAGGCAATGGAAATCACCCGTGCTGGTGGAGCGATCGGAATTCCGGGACTGTACGTAACAGAAGATCCCGGAGCGGTAGATGGAGCAGCTAAACAAGGGAACCTAAAGATCAGGTTTGGTTTGGGCTGGGCAAAATCACATTGCTTTCACACAGGACAATGTCCTGTCATGAAGTACCATCGCCAATTGATGAACGCTATTCTATATGATAAGATCAAAATTGCCGATGCCGTAAATGTTCAGGTGATCAGTTTGAATGAAGCACCGCAAGGTTATGCAGATTTCGACAAAGGAGCTGCGCGGAAATATGTAATCGACCCACATGGTATGATTCCAGCTTAA
- a CDS encoding heme-binding protein: MSNITLEQARKVVDAALKKSEELGVKMNIAVVDSGTNLVAFNKMDDAWLGSIDISQKKARTARYFNMDTGEIGKLSQPGGSLYNIEHSNNGLITFPGGVVIKDASGKIIGAVGVSGSTVEDDHAVAAAGASAV; the protein is encoded by the coding sequence ATGAGTAACATCACATTAGAACAAGCAAGAAAAGTTGTAGATGCAGCCCTTAAAAAATCTGAGGAATTAGGAGTAAAAATGAATATAGCCGTTGTCGATTCGGGGACTAATTTAGTTGCCTTCAACAAGATGGATGATGCCTGGTTGGGTTCTATTGATATTTCACAGAAGAAAGCGAGAACTGCTCGATACTTTAATATGGATACGGGAGAAATCGGCAAGTTATCACAACCTGGAGGTTCCCTTTATAACATCGAGCATTCCAATAATGGCTTGATTACTTTCCCAGGCGGGGTTGTCATCAAGGACGCCAGCGGCAAGATTATCGGTGCGGTGGGCGTAAGTGGCAGTACCGTTGAGGATGACCATGCGGTTGCTGCTGCAGGTGCTTCTGCTGTATAA
- a CDS encoding AraC family transcriptional regulator — translation MNNTIDLLSLQTPEHLRSGQEHQTRFDCGEFEVNIFETFQSSTKVKITYKGLSISSMIRGYKTVYTKKGESIKFLPGTSLILPEGETIYADFPEADLKNPVQCATILIGKDSLENQLKFLNDNYPENESWKLDFSNFHFNNNPGLVRAFNELLQVATQQDPNITLSDLLLKSLLIRIMESQKEHEKEQNSLTANSQLHVIKNYIRENLGQTLNTELLMKIGNCSKSTLHRMFEAYCGKTPGAYILQERMLNARNLLLQADSNVSEVAYKTGFSSLSYFVKQFKAFHNCTPGDFIKKFGK, via the coding sequence ATGAACAATACCATTGACTTACTGTCCTTACAGACTCCCGAACACCTACGAAGTGGTCAGGAACACCAAACTCGCTTTGATTGTGGCGAATTTGAAGTCAATATATTTGAAACCTTTCAATCGTCGACCAAAGTCAAGATTACCTATAAAGGGCTCTCTATTTCCAGTATGATCCGTGGGTACAAAACGGTATATACCAAAAAAGGAGAGAGTATTAAGTTCCTGCCCGGAACTTCTTTGATCTTACCTGAAGGGGAAACTATCTATGCTGATTTTCCAGAAGCAGACCTGAAAAATCCCGTACAATGTGCGACTATTCTAATAGGAAAGGATTCCCTAGAGAACCAACTCAAGTTCCTGAATGACAATTATCCTGAAAATGAAAGCTGGAAACTGGATTTCTCTAATTTCCACTTTAATAACAATCCTGGATTGGTACGTGCTTTCAATGAATTGCTCCAAGTAGCCACCCAACAAGATCCGAATATCACTTTGAGCGATCTATTGCTCAAGTCACTCTTGATCAGGATCATGGAGTCCCAAAAAGAACATGAAAAGGAACAAAATAGCCTGACCGCCAATAGCCAGTTGCATGTAATCAAAAACTATATCCGCGAAAATCTGGGACAGACCCTGAATACGGAATTACTGATGAAGATTGGTAACTGTAGCAAGAGTACACTGCACCGCATGTTTGAAGCGTATTGTGGAAAGACTCCCGGTGCCTATATTTTGCAGGAAAGGATGCTCAATGCTCGAAACCTACTCCTACAAGCTGATTCCAATGTTTCTGAAGTTGCCTATAAAACTGGCTTCAGTTCCTTGAGCTATTTCGTAAAACAGTTTAAAGCTTTCCATAACTGTACCCCTGGAGATTTCATCAAGAAATTTGGGAAATAA